A genomic segment from Gilvibacter sp. SZ-19 encodes:
- a CDS encoding YceI family protein, with translation MKKLVLALCILCGVAAQSQTEENLTYVLDTERSLINWRGYYAFQFSDHKGTVNFKNGELRTAAGAIVGGSFVIDMNTISNRDYLEGNGPVEHLKDKDFFHVEKFPLAMLTIVSAEYFAEENRHKFIGLLTIKGISKQQEFWGVANGDKLELRTQFKIDRTRWGINYNNELKDHAIAEAIEFDVYLKFKAL, from the coding sequence ATGAAAAAACTAGTCTTGGCCTTATGTATTTTATGTGGTGTGGCCGCCCAAAGTCAAACAGAGGAAAACCTTACTTATGTATTAGATACAGAGCGAAGTCTTATCAACTGGCGCGGCTATTACGCCTTTCAGTTCAGCGACCATAAAGGCACGGTAAATTTCAAAAATGGAGAATTGCGAACAGCGGCGGGAGCAATAGTGGGAGGTTCCTTTGTAATTGACATGAACACTATCAGTAATCGGGACTATCTCGAAGGGAATGGGCCAGTGGAACATCTGAAGGACAAAGACTTTTTTCACGTAGAAAAATTTCCATTGGCCATGTTGACTATAGTATCGGCAGAGTATTTTGCAGAAGAGAATAGACATAAATTTATCGGATTGTTGACTATTAAGGGAATCAGCAAACAACAAGAGTTTTGGGGAGTGGCCAATGGCGATAAGCTGGAACTTCGCACCCAGTTCAAAATTGACAGAACAAGATGGGGAATCAACTACAATAATGAGTTAAAGGATCATGCCATAGCAGAAGCCATTGAGTTCGATGTATATCTAAAATTCAAAGCGCTATGA